One region of Sulfoacidibacillus ferrooxidans genomic DNA includes:
- a CDS encoding DAK2 domain-containing protein, with product MQQQGRLDAAGFLAMLQSGQQELGKHKEDVNALNVFPVPDGDTGTNMYLSYTSGIDQVLSLPEGTALEQVVSAFSAGLLMGARGNSGVILSQLFRGFQLAFGKATEVDAPLFAAALQNGVRIAYKAVSRPVEGTILTVAREAALAAESAVKKQDVTIEAVMLATLKRAEQVLDKTPDMLPILRQAGVVDSGGQGLVYIYRGFLSVLSGSLTPLVERSSNKDDTHSTATSTASLAFASSEVHGEGEYGYCTEFIIRLDSDKISEVAERQVSDVMETHGDSLLVVQADDLIKVHVHTLHPGAALESAQHFGALIRIKIDNMTEQNQALMEKPKVETKTLKKVCGLVAVAAGEGFSEIFRGLSTDVVVHGGQTMNPSTEDLLAAANNVAADYVILLPNNRNIIMAAQQAAAVSNGRIHVVETHSIGQGLAAALVYQENHTVSENEKAMKEAISHIMSGSITTAVRDTMVGDHAIVEGDYIGISEGEITFVHSVRADVLVSMLEYFCGRKAEICTVFYQESGLVSEVEEAFESLSKRYPEVEFELQYGGQPLYSYLIAAE from the coding sequence GTGCAGCAACAGGGAAGGCTCGATGCGGCAGGGTTTCTTGCTATGTTACAGAGCGGACAGCAGGAATTAGGCAAACATAAAGAAGATGTGAATGCGCTCAATGTTTTTCCGGTACCAGATGGTGACACTGGCACCAATATGTACTTGTCCTATACATCTGGGATTGATCAAGTGCTGAGTTTACCCGAGGGGACAGCACTAGAGCAAGTAGTATCTGCTTTTTCAGCAGGTCTTTTGATGGGGGCACGGGGTAATTCAGGCGTTATTTTATCGCAATTATTTCGCGGCTTCCAGCTCGCCTTTGGGAAAGCTACAGAGGTTGATGCACCATTATTCGCTGCGGCTTTACAAAATGGTGTACGAATCGCCTATAAAGCGGTATCACGTCCAGTAGAGGGAACGATTTTAACAGTTGCTAGGGAGGCTGCGCTTGCAGCTGAAAGTGCTGTGAAAAAACAAGATGTCACGATCGAAGCGGTTATGTTAGCAACGCTTAAGCGAGCAGAGCAGGTATTAGATAAAACACCGGATATGTTGCCTATCTTGCGCCAAGCAGGTGTGGTTGATTCTGGTGGACAAGGGCTTGTGTATATATACCGAGGATTTTTATCTGTACTAAGTGGGTCATTGACGCCACTTGTAGAGCGTTCTTCAAACAAGGATGATACACACAGTACTGCTACATCTACTGCATCCCTTGCATTTGCTTCGTCTGAAGTTCACGGTGAAGGAGAATACGGGTATTGTACTGAGTTTATTATTCGTCTTGATTCAGACAAAATATCTGAGGTTGCTGAACGACAAGTGAGTGATGTCATGGAAACACATGGTGATTCACTATTAGTTGTGCAAGCAGATGATTTGATTAAAGTGCACGTGCATACTCTGCATCCAGGTGCTGCGCTAGAATCTGCGCAACATTTTGGTGCCCTGATACGCATTAAAATAGACAATATGACAGAGCAAAATCAAGCATTAATGGAAAAGCCTAAAGTGGAAACAAAAACCTTAAAAAAGGTTTGTGGTTTAGTTGCAGTTGCAGCTGGAGAAGGTTTTTCGGAGATCTTTCGTGGCCTTTCTACAGATGTAGTGGTACACGGTGGGCAAACGATGAACCCGTCAACTGAAGACCTCTTAGCTGCGGCCAATAACGTCGCTGCGGATTACGTTATCTTGTTGCCTAATAACCGCAATATTATTATGGCGGCGCAACAGGCTGCGGCTGTTAGCAATGGTCGCATTCATGTTGTAGAGACGCATTCCATTGGACAAGGTTTAGCAGCTGCTCTTGTATACCAGGAGAACCATACCGTGTCAGAAAACGAAAAGGCGATGAAAGAGGCTATTTCGCATATTATGTCAGGCTCGATCACAACGGCTGTTCGTGACACTATGGTAGGAGATCATGCTATTGTAGAAGGCGATTACATTGGCATATCCGAAGGTGAAATCACATTTGTACATTCAGTTCGCGCTGATGTTCTGGTATCCATGCTTGAATATTTCTGTGGGCGTAAAGCCGAAATCTGCACCGTATTTTATCAGGAGTCAGGGTTAGTATCAGAAGTAGAAGAGGCTTTTGAGTCACTTTCAAAACGATATCCAGAAGTGGAATTTGAGCTTCAATATGGCGGGCAACCCCTGTATAGTTATCTAATTGCTGCAGAGTGA
- a CDS encoding Asp23/Gls24 family envelope stress response protein, with protein MPTVTVNEMGKIVIADEVIATATGIAALDCYGLADMAPRKVMRDSLSGFLGRENPARGVDITSLPDRLEVELSIVVSYGTRIPEVAENLREKIRYTLQDTFGIQADKINIHVQGVKVPGER; from the coding sequence ATGCCGACAGTGACTGTGAATGAGATGGGTAAAATCGTGATTGCTGATGAAGTGATTGCAACGGCAACAGGAATTGCTGCACTTGATTGCTATGGATTAGCTGACATGGCACCGCGTAAAGTGATGCGGGATAGTCTTTCTGGATTTTTAGGGCGTGAGAATCCGGCACGTGGCGTAGATATTACATCACTTCCCGATCGCTTAGAAGTTGAGTTATCCATTGTAGTGAGTTACGGCACGCGTATCCCAGAAGTCGCAGAAAATCTTCGTGAAAAGATAAGATATACATTGCAAGATACATTTGGAATCCAGGCAGATAAGATTAACATTCACGTTCAGGGTGTAAAAGTGCCAGGAGAACGGTAG
- the rpmB gene encoding 50S ribosomal protein L28, translated as MAKRCDICGKGPQVGNAVSHSHVLTKRRWLPNLQSVRANVNGTVKRVRVCTRCLKSGRVARAV; from the coding sequence ATGGCAAAACGTTGTGATATCTGTGGTAAAGGACCTCAAGTGGGTAACGCAGTCAGTCACTCCCACGTCCTTACAAAACGGCGCTGGCTCCCGAATTTACAATCTGTTAGAGCCAACGTTAACGGAACGGTCAAGCGCGTACGCGTTTGCACACGTTGCTTAAAGAGTGGAAGAGTTGCTCGTGCGGTCTAG
- the spoVM gene encoding stage V sporulation protein SpoVM → MRFYTIKLPRFLGGIVKALLGARGRN, encoded by the coding sequence ATGCGGTTTTATACGATTAAATTGCCAAGGTTTCTTGGAGGCATTGTCAAGGCACTGCTCGGGGCGCGAGGGCGCAATTGA
- the rpe gene encoding ribulose-phosphate 3-epimerase, with protein sequence MFVQVAPSILSANFAALGRAVEELTTAGADIIHVDVMDGRFVPNLTIGPPVIAAIREHTNLPLDVHLMIEEPSRYISDYRKAGADMITVHMEACTHLHRTITMIRDSGAEAGVALNPATSEETLKYIYEEIDLVLVMSVNPGFGGQSFISSSVRKVANIRKLLNDSGYRSVRIEVDGGVTASNAPNLVTAGAGILVAGSSIFSAPTLNEGIRSLRIK encoded by the coding sequence ATGTTTGTACAAGTGGCACCATCTATATTATCTGCTAATTTTGCAGCGCTTGGACGTGCAGTGGAAGAATTGACTACGGCTGGGGCAGATATTATCCACGTAGACGTGATGGATGGGAGATTCGTACCTAATTTAACGATAGGCCCGCCAGTGATAGCTGCTATTCGCGAGCACACAAATCTGCCTCTTGACGTACATTTAATGATAGAAGAACCTTCGCGATACATTTCTGATTATCGCAAGGCAGGTGCAGATATGATCACCGTTCATATGGAAGCGTGTACTCACTTACATAGGACGATTACGATGATTCGCGATTCTGGAGCAGAAGCCGGTGTTGCGCTTAACCCTGCTACTTCTGAAGAAACGCTGAAGTATATTTACGAAGAGATTGACTTAGTATTGGTAATGAGTGTGAATCCTGGCTTTGGTGGTCAAAGTTTTATCTCCTCTAGTGTGCGTAAGGTAGCCAACATTCGCAAATTATTAAATGATTCTGGGTATCGTAGCGTACGCATTGAGGTAGATGGCGGGGTTACTGCATCGAATGCACCCAATCTTGTAACAGCTGGGGCGGGGATTCTTGTTGCGGGTTCATCTATTTTTTCTGCGCCTACATTGAACGAAGGAATTCGAAGTTTAAGGATAAAGTAG
- the rsgA gene encoding ribosome small subunit-dependent GTPase A produces MTGRIVKAISGFYYVRLEDGRVLQCKARGVFKKRDINPLVGDLVDIDAQGTQEGTITEVHPRHSALVRPPVANVDQALLVVSLVQPPLSLYQLDKMLAMLALSNIEVGIGFTKVDLPFAQQVLDEVKPVYTQLNYEVLELNVRSGVGLQSLERFLKGKITVLTGQSGVGKSTMLKTLVPESGALTGHVGHRSKRGRQTTTHVELYPYTDGYVADTPGFSQYDFDKLEPTHLGSLFREIAQYSADCEYRGCLHITDSGCAVLAAVESNQIVKSRYHSYVQLVKELQEAKARRY; encoded by the coding sequence GTGACTGGACGAATCGTAAAAGCCATTTCGGGATTTTATTATGTGCGCTTAGAGGATGGTCGCGTTCTTCAATGCAAGGCGCGGGGTGTGTTTAAAAAACGCGACATCAATCCATTGGTGGGCGATCTAGTAGACATAGATGCACAGGGGACGCAAGAAGGTACGATTACTGAAGTGCATCCTCGCCATTCAGCACTGGTGCGACCGCCGGTTGCAAATGTAGATCAAGCGCTACTTGTCGTATCGCTTGTCCAACCCCCACTATCGCTGTATCAACTTGATAAAATGCTGGCGATGCTCGCTTTGTCAAATATTGAAGTGGGGATCGGGTTTACCAAGGTCGACCTTCCTTTTGCGCAACAAGTGCTTGATGAAGTAAAGCCTGTTTATACGCAATTGAATTATGAAGTGCTAGAATTAAATGTGCGCAGCGGTGTAGGGTTGCAATCTCTAGAGCGCTTTTTAAAGGGTAAGATCACTGTATTGACAGGACAATCTGGAGTTGGGAAATCCACTATGTTAAAAACATTAGTACCTGAGTCAGGTGCTTTAACAGGTCATGTGGGACATCGTTCCAAACGCGGTCGGCAAACGACGACACACGTCGAATTGTATCCCTATACAGATGGATATGTTGCGGATACACCAGGGTTTTCTCAATATGACTTTGATAAACTTGAGCCTACACACTTAGGGTCGCTATTTAGGGAGATTGCACAATATAGCGCAGATTGTGAGTACCGTGGGTGTCTTCATATCACGGATTCTGGGTGTGCGGTGCTCGCTGCAGTGGAATCTAATCAGATTGTCAAGTCACGCTATCATAGTTATGTGCAACTAGTAAAAGAATTGCAGGAAGCTAAAGCGAGGAGATATTAA
- the pknB gene encoding Stk1 family PASTA domain-containing Ser/Thr kinase: protein MTERTLGGRYQILERIGGGGMAIVYRGMDVLLRRPVAIKTLRSEYALDMDFVRRFKREAQAAASLSHPSVVNIYDVGQDEEIHYIVMEYVDGKTLKQVIEERAPLPVDEAVEIARQICEALAHAHEHHIIHRDVKPHNILISKAGRVKVTDFGIARAMSTNTITHNSSTVLGSVHYFSPEQARGALADAKSDVYSLGIVLYEMLTGKLPFSGETPISVALKHLQESFIEPRILAPRIPQSVENIVLRALMKDPRERYQSVRAMADDLERALLLPDVPKFISTAQSFDDSPSIQIPIIASDAFVPHNTSDEAVEQLEEPPRSLKRKILTTLAWIFGFGALVVLAAVAAIYIVVTYLRVPTVQMPNVVGMPYMQARSELITHGFDAGKIHEVLDSKSTSKVAQGDVESQSPATGMVQATQDITLTVKSGSAQMTMPPLVGYSESEAEQRLNDMGVPSGNISIQSVPSSSVPSNQVISTTPASGASIATNSSQQITLVVSSGTQSAAVPNVQGQSVSNASSMLKSDGFAVGQVTNTPSSTVPSGQVISQSPLPGQQAVAGSAVNLTVSSGEPAGSTLVTANVNVSLPPGTALPATVKIVVTDVLGTRTAVDTSQSTAQASYAVQVTTTPSHPAQIDVYENGQLIGNDEVNGNQVTANGGAGPAQNNPAPPNPGKGKNN, encoded by the coding sequence ATGACTGAACGCACTCTAGGCGGTCGCTATCAAATATTGGAGCGAATTGGCGGGGGCGGGATGGCGATTGTCTACCGTGGCATGGATGTATTGTTGCGGCGCCCAGTAGCCATAAAGACATTGCGCTCAGAATATGCACTAGATATGGATTTCGTTCGCCGTTTTAAACGGGAGGCACAGGCTGCAGCAAGCTTATCGCACCCAAGCGTCGTCAATATTTACGATGTTGGGCAGGATGAGGAAATTCACTATATTGTGATGGAATATGTAGATGGCAAAACGCTAAAGCAAGTGATCGAGGAACGTGCGCCATTACCAGTAGATGAGGCAGTAGAAATCGCGCGCCAAATCTGTGAAGCGCTTGCACATGCACATGAACATCATATTATTCATAGAGACGTGAAACCGCATAATATTTTAATTAGCAAAGCAGGGCGTGTGAAGGTTACTGATTTTGGCATTGCCCGTGCGATGTCTACCAATACGATTACACATAATAGTTCGACTGTCCTGGGTTCTGTTCATTATTTTTCACCTGAACAGGCGCGCGGTGCACTTGCCGATGCTAAATCAGATGTATACTCTCTAGGTATAGTACTATATGAGATGTTGACAGGGAAACTACCGTTCTCGGGTGAAACACCAATTAGTGTAGCCTTAAAACACTTACAGGAATCATTTATTGAACCACGGATATTGGCTCCGCGCATCCCTCAGAGTGTTGAAAATATTGTTTTGCGCGCTCTTATGAAAGATCCGCGTGAACGGTATCAGTCAGTTCGGGCTATGGCTGACGATTTAGAGAGAGCCTTATTGTTACCAGATGTACCGAAATTCATATCTACTGCACAAAGCTTTGATGATAGTCCATCTATACAAATTCCTATTATTGCAAGCGATGCATTTGTTCCTCATAACACCTCAGACGAAGCTGTAGAACAATTGGAAGAACCACCGCGGTCTCTTAAACGCAAGATCTTGACGACGCTTGCGTGGATTTTTGGATTTGGGGCACTCGTTGTTCTTGCGGCTGTTGCAGCCATTTATATTGTAGTCACTTATTTGCGCGTACCGACAGTACAAATGCCAAATGTTGTAGGTATGCCCTATATGCAAGCTCGGTCAGAACTTATTACTCATGGTTTTGATGCAGGGAAAATTCATGAGGTTCTCGATTCGAAGTCGACTTCAAAAGTGGCACAAGGGGATGTGGAGTCGCAAAGCCCTGCAACTGGGATGGTGCAAGCGACGCAAGATATTACGTTAACCGTAAAATCTGGTTCTGCACAGATGACGATGCCACCTTTAGTCGGGTATTCTGAGAGTGAAGCGGAACAGCGTTTGAATGATATGGGCGTACCGAGTGGCAATATCTCTATCCAGTCGGTTCCAAGCTCAAGTGTCCCATCTAATCAAGTTATTTCTACTACACCTGCATCCGGTGCAAGTATAGCAACTAATAGCTCACAGCAGATTACGCTTGTCGTTAGTTCGGGTACACAATCAGCAGCAGTGCCAAATGTCCAAGGACAATCGGTAAGCAATGCTTCATCTATGCTAAAGTCAGACGGATTTGCTGTTGGTCAAGTAACCAACACGCCTTCTTCAACAGTTCCCTCAGGTCAGGTCATTAGCCAATCACCGCTACCTGGACAGCAAGCCGTGGCAGGATCTGCCGTAAACTTAACGGTAAGTAGTGGGGAGCCAGCAGGTTCAACACTTGTAACAGCTAATGTGAATGTTTCACTACCACCAGGGACTGCTCTTCCGGCGACTGTAAAAATAGTTGTCACAGATGTGCTTGGTACACGCACAGCAGTAGATACATCGCAATCGACTGCACAAGCAAGTTATGCCGTGCAGGTGACAACAACGCCATCTCATCCGGCGCAAATTGATGTGTATGAAAATGGCCAACTGATTGGAAATGATGAGGTCAATGGCAATCAAGTGACAGCAAACGGTGGTGCGGGGCCTGCGCAAAATAACCCTGCGCCACCTAACCCAGGAAAAGGTAAAAATAATTAG
- a CDS encoding Stp1/IreP family PP2C-type Ser/Thr phosphatase, translating into MQCAAVSHVGLVRKVNQDGYLVREEPGKEYLVCVADGMGGHVAGEVASAMALQTIEQEVQNKTEIDPLNRLVGAVLSANKQVYEQSTHTEIYAGMGTTIVAALLQKDVLWIAHVGDSRAYMVRKNQEFALLTEDHSLVNELLRRGQIKPEEAIRHPQRHMLTRALGTLPDVVVESREIAWQEGDILVICSDGLTTHVSDERMQTILSGSGELQSKVDQLIKEALDQGGHDNVTVVAVQNDGRLEQEVDE; encoded by the coding sequence ATGCAATGTGCGGCTGTGTCCCATGTGGGACTCGTGCGTAAAGTCAATCAGGATGGTTATTTAGTTCGTGAAGAACCAGGTAAAGAATATCTTGTTTGTGTAGCTGATGGTATGGGCGGCCATGTAGCAGGTGAGGTTGCGAGTGCGATGGCTTTACAAACGATTGAACAAGAAGTGCAAAATAAAACAGAGATCGATCCGCTCAATCGTTTAGTGGGAGCTGTTTTAAGTGCCAATAAACAAGTTTATGAGCAGTCCACGCATACTGAGATTTATGCGGGGATGGGTACGACCATTGTTGCGGCATTGCTCCAAAAAGATGTGCTTTGGATTGCACACGTGGGTGATAGTAGGGCTTATATGGTAAGAAAGAATCAGGAGTTTGCACTACTTACAGAAGACCACTCACTTGTCAATGAACTTTTGCGGCGTGGACAGATTAAACCAGAAGAAGCGATACGCCATCCGCAGCGCCATATGTTGACACGCGCGCTTGGTACATTACCAGATGTTGTGGTTGAGTCAAGAGAAATCGCTTGGCAAGAAGGTGATATTCTTGTTATTTGCTCAGATGGTCTAACGACACATGTTTCTGATGAACGAATGCAGACCATTCTTTCAGGGTCGGGAGAATTACAGAGTAAAGTGGATCAGTTAATTAAAGAGGCGTTGGATCAAGGTGGACATGACAATGTGACTGTGGTTGCCGTACAAAATGATGGGCGTCTGGAACAGGAGGTTGACGAATGA
- the rlmN gene encoding 23S rRNA (adenine(2503)-C(2))-methyltransferase RlmN, with the protein MNLTVSLYGMTFAELESWLVDQGEPKYRAAQIYKWLYQKRVTSVEQMTDLSKSLRERLKNQTQLMTLKEITRQVAKDGTVKFLFALADGSTIETVIMRHDYGNSVCVSTQVGCKMGCKFCASTLGGLIRHLDASEIVEQLVICQRLLDDSAQRVSSVVLMGSGEPLDNYDASLKFVDIITEPEGLRIGQRHVTVSTVGLVPAIYRLADEMRGITLAVSLHAGDDETRSKMMPVNKAYDIDALLTACSYYYEKTGRRLTFEYALIRDHNDHLGDARKLAKLLQVLPCHVNLIPVNYVPERNLTRTSKNQIQAFVQELQHLGINATVRREMGSDIAAACGQLRAEHSSQSV; encoded by the coding sequence GTGAATTTGACAGTATCCTTATATGGTATGACATTTGCTGAGTTGGAAAGTTGGTTAGTGGATCAAGGTGAACCCAAGTATCGTGCAGCACAAATTTATAAATGGCTGTATCAAAAAAGAGTAACAAGTGTAGAACAGATGACTGATCTGTCGAAGAGTCTGCGTGAACGTTTAAAAAATCAGACACAACTCATGACACTAAAAGAGATTACACGCCAAGTGGCTAAAGATGGAACGGTTAAATTTTTATTTGCTTTAGCTGATGGATCGACGATTGAGACTGTGATCATGCGCCATGATTATGGAAACAGCGTGTGTGTGTCGACACAGGTCGGATGTAAAATGGGTTGCAAATTTTGCGCATCGACATTAGGTGGATTGATTCGCCATTTAGATGCAAGTGAAATTGTTGAGCAACTCGTTATTTGTCAACGCCTTTTAGATGATTCTGCACAGCGCGTATCGAGTGTAGTACTGATGGGGTCGGGTGAGCCATTAGACAATTATGATGCATCACTCAAATTTGTGGATATTATTACGGAACCGGAAGGCTTGCGGATCGGGCAACGCCATGTCACAGTCTCTACTGTGGGGCTGGTACCGGCTATCTATCGCTTAGCAGATGAGATGCGTGGAATTACACTTGCCGTATCACTTCATGCAGGGGATGACGAAACGCGTAGTAAAATGATGCCTGTCAATAAAGCGTATGACATCGATGCACTTCTCACGGCGTGCTCGTACTATTATGAAAAAACAGGGCGCAGATTAACCTTCGAATACGCTTTGATTCGTGATCACAACGATCACTTGGGGGATGCGCGAAAATTAGCGAAACTACTTCAAGTGTTGCCTTGCCATGTCAATTTGATTCCCGTCAATTATGTGCCTGAACGAAACTTAACGAGAACATCCAAAAATCAAATTCAGGCATTTGTTCAAGAATTGCAGCATTTAGGCATTAACGCAACGGTTCGACGAGAAATGGGTAGCGATATCGCAGCTGCATGTGGTCAGTTGCGCGCTGAGCATTCTTCGCAAAGCGTTTAG
- the rsmB gene encoding 16S rRNA (cytosine(967)-C(5))-methyltransferase RsmB, giving the protein MKTKVSAARLMAYDVLWAVIKHKAYAHVALHEVLEQYRPRPEDAALASEIVHGVLTWERLLDHYISEHSSVPHQSLDMKVLVILRMSLYQLRFFSRVPSYAIVSDAVELTKDVAVRAQGFVNGVLRAATRSTNWVMPLTKDECPLCDKGQWGLRLSFPQWMVDQLIDHFGEQEACQLMCALNEKVPRTVRVNSAHYTREEVLSALEQEDVRAEPSPISPYGIRLPAKVSPIAKLAYRNGMYSLQGESSMLVAPLFGDLTGKRVLDACAAPGGKALHMAELAKDQAMIVAVDVHEHRAKMIDQQAKRLDLSSVQTITQDARSIEGQFDAVLLDAPCSGLGTIARKPDIKWRVTSQDIDNLTKIQAELLDAMSLRVQTDGLLIYTTCTLSACENEWQIRHFLSRHREFELEELNLPLELRANDQVNNNDRSLEPGMAYIFPQQVGSDGFFFAKLRRKHVEINE; this is encoded by the coding sequence ATGAAGACGAAGGTTTCTGCGGCGCGCTTGATGGCGTATGATGTATTATGGGCAGTAATCAAACATAAGGCGTATGCGCATGTCGCTTTACATGAGGTATTGGAACAGTATCGTCCAAGACCAGAAGATGCTGCGCTTGCGAGTGAGATTGTTCACGGAGTATTGACATGGGAGCGTTTGCTGGATCATTACATTAGTGAGCACAGTAGCGTACCTCATCAATCGCTTGATATGAAAGTACTTGTAATTTTGCGTATGAGTTTGTATCAGTTGCGGTTTTTTTCGCGCGTTCCATCGTACGCTATTGTATCGGATGCAGTTGAACTTACAAAAGATGTCGCAGTTCGGGCGCAGGGATTTGTTAATGGAGTGTTGCGCGCAGCCACACGATCAACAAACTGGGTCATGCCACTGACAAAGGATGAGTGTCCTTTATGTGATAAAGGACAGTGGGGATTGCGTTTATCTTTTCCACAATGGATGGTAGATCAGTTGATCGATCACTTTGGTGAACAGGAAGCTTGCCAACTCATGTGTGCTTTGAATGAAAAGGTGCCACGGACTGTGCGAGTGAATTCTGCACACTATACGCGTGAAGAGGTACTTAGCGCCTTAGAACAAGAGGATGTTCGTGCAGAACCATCACCTATCTCACCTTATGGAATAAGGTTGCCTGCAAAAGTGAGTCCTATAGCAAAACTCGCTTATCGAAATGGCATGTATTCTCTACAAGGGGAAAGCTCCATGTTAGTTGCACCGCTCTTTGGAGATCTCACAGGTAAACGCGTTCTCGATGCTTGTGCAGCTCCAGGTGGTAAAGCCTTGCATATGGCGGAACTCGCCAAGGATCAAGCGATGATTGTGGCAGTAGATGTACATGAGCATCGCGCAAAAATGATAGATCAACAGGCAAAAAGGTTGGACTTGTCATCTGTGCAAACGATCACTCAAGATGCGCGTTCAATTGAAGGGCAATTTGACGCTGTTTTACTCGATGCACCCTGCTCTGGGTTAGGTACCATTGCTCGAAAACCAGATATTAAATGGCGAGTAACGTCACAAGATATCGATAATTTGACTAAAATACAAGCTGAACTCTTGGATGCAATGTCATTGCGGGTGCAAACAGATGGTTTATTGATATATACTACATGTACATTGTCAGCATGCGAAAATGAATGGCAAATTCGTCATTTTCTTTCGCGCCACCGCGAGTTTGAGCTTGAAGAATTGAATCTGCCCCTGGAACTAAGAGCTAATGATCAAGTAAATAACAATGATCGTAGCTTGGAGCCAGGCATGGCTTATATCTTCCCGCAACAGGTAGGCTCTGACGGATTCTTCTTTGCAAAATTACGACGGAAACATGTTGAGATCAACGAATGA
- the fmt gene encoding methionyl-tRNA formyltransferase: protein MGTPQFAVSALELLIEHHYPVVCVVTQPDRAVGRKRILTPPPVKEVALRHGLEVFQPERIRRTEALEKIAQYHPDLIVTAAYGQILPVQLLALAPVGALNVHASLLPKYRGAAPIQWAIMRGEKQTGVTIMTMVKELDAGPIWDSVSVDIGADTTYGELQDMLAQEGAKLLIEVLPKIVRKDLQAKEQNAQEATFAPPIKRVDEQLDFTQLSQQVYNHVRALSPVPGAYTHLGDQLCKVWSAKPLHDWHGVAEPGMIVELSKEGPVIACGRGAIIATKVQLEGKKIQSGDEFVRGLHHVDDLRCTKQ, encoded by the coding sequence ATGGGAACTCCGCAATTTGCTGTGTCCGCATTAGAGTTGTTAATTGAACATCACTATCCAGTGGTTTGTGTGGTTACGCAACCAGATCGGGCGGTTGGCAGGAAACGTATTTTAACACCTCCACCTGTGAAAGAGGTCGCTTTGCGTCACGGGTTAGAAGTATTTCAACCTGAACGTATTAGGCGCACTGAGGCGCTTGAAAAGATCGCACAATATCACCCGGATTTGATTGTGACGGCCGCCTATGGTCAAATCCTTCCTGTTCAGTTATTAGCGTTAGCACCTGTTGGGGCACTGAATGTACATGCCTCTCTATTACCGAAATATCGCGGGGCGGCTCCTATTCAGTGGGCGATTATGCGCGGCGAAAAGCAAACGGGTGTGACAATTATGACGATGGTAAAGGAACTGGACGCAGGTCCTATATGGGATTCCGTTTCAGTCGATATCGGTGCGGACACAACGTATGGTGAATTGCAAGATATGCTTGCACAAGAAGGTGCTAAATTGCTCATTGAGGTATTGCCTAAGATTGTGCGCAAAGATTTGCAAGCAAAGGAACAAAATGCACAAGAAGCCACTTTTGCACCACCAATCAAAAGAGTAGACGAGCAACTGGATTTCACACAGTTATCTCAGCAGGTATATAATCACGTGCGGGCATTATCACCGGTTCCTGGGGCGTATACACACTTAGGGGATCAATTATGTAAAGTGTGGTCTGCTAAGCCTCTACACGATTGGCATGGTGTTGCAGAACCTGGCATGATCGTCGAGTTGTCAAAGGAAGGTCCTGTGATTGCCTGTGGACGTGGTGCCATCATCGCAACAAAAGTTCAATTAGAAGGAAAAAAAATACAGTCAGGTGATGAATTTGTGCGAGGGCTGCATCATGTGGACGATTTGCGGTGTACCAAACAATGA